Proteins from one Mycobacterium sp. HUMS_12744610 genomic window:
- a CDS encoding DUF3043 domain-containing protein, which translates to MKLLGRRKSHEDDLGEGAPEPGSGSGDADRGESRRTAPKGRPTPKRNDARRSAKKGPVAPAPMTASEARARRKSLAKPKLTREERRADKAASRARMTERRERMMAGEEGYLLPRDQGPIRRYVRDVVDSRRNLLGLFMPATLFLLFVMFAVPQVQLYMSPAMLVLMAVMAVDAFILGRKVTKMVDAKFPKNTESRWKLGLYAASRASQMRRMRAPKPQVERGSSVG; encoded by the coding sequence GTGAAGCTACTGGGCCGCAGGAAGAGCCACGAAGACGACCTCGGCGAAGGCGCGCCGGAGCCGGGCTCCGGTTCCGGCGACGCAGACCGCGGCGAGTCGCGCCGCACCGCACCCAAGGGCCGGCCCACCCCCAAACGCAACGACGCCCGGCGCAGCGCCAAGAAGGGCCCGGTCGCGCCCGCACCCATGACCGCGTCGGAGGCGCGGGCCCGGCGCAAGTCGCTCGCCAAGCCCAAGCTCACCCGCGAGGAGCGCCGGGCCGACAAGGCCGCCAGCCGGGCCCGGATGACCGAACGCCGCGAGCGCATGATGGCCGGCGAGGAGGGCTACCTGCTGCCGCGCGACCAGGGGCCGATACGCCGGTACGTGCGCGACGTGGTGGACTCCCGGCGCAACCTGCTGGGGCTGTTCATGCCGGCGACGCTGTTCCTGCTGTTCGTGATGTTCGCGGTCCCCCAGGTGCAGCTCTATATGTCCCCGGCGATGCTGGTGCTGATGGCGGTGATGGCCGTCGACGCGTTCATTCTGGGCCGCAAGGTCACCAAAATGGTCGACGCGAAGTTCCCGAAGAACACCGAAAGCCGTTGGAAGCTGGGCCTTTACGCCGCCAGTCGGGCTTCCCAGATGCGCCGGA
- a CDS encoding glycerate kinase — protein MLVLVAPDCYGDSLSAVQAAASIATGWTRSRPGDRFIVAPQSDGGPGFVEVLANRLGQKRRLKVSGPLDTTVRADWVLDAASSTAYLECAQACGLALLGGPPTPETALAAHSRGVGQLIDEALCYGARRIVVGLGGSACTDGGLAMIAELGGLDVARRRLAGVELIIASDTEYPLTGPWGAARVFGPQKGADTATVAALEVRLEAWALELEAAAGRDVSSEPGAGAAGGIGAGLLALGARCESGAAIIAEHTHLADDLDIAELILTGEGRFDEQSLHGKVVGYLADEARPRGIPVIVLAGQVELDNSAVRTAGIMSALSIADYAGSARLAQADAANQLMGLASQVAARLGNSGPARYR, from the coding sequence ATGCTGGTTCTGGTGGCCCCGGACTGCTACGGCGACAGCCTGTCGGCCGTGCAGGCCGCCGCCTCCATCGCGACGGGCTGGACGCGGTCACGGCCGGGCGACCGGTTCATCGTGGCCCCGCAGTCCGACGGCGGCCCGGGTTTCGTCGAGGTGCTGGCCAACAGGCTGGGGCAGAAGCGGCGCCTGAAGGTGTCCGGGCCGCTGGACACCACGGTCCGCGCCGACTGGGTGCTGGATGCCGCGTCGTCGACGGCGTACCTGGAGTGCGCCCAGGCGTGTGGCCTGGCCCTGCTGGGTGGCCCGCCGACCCCGGAGACCGCGCTGGCGGCCCACAGCAGGGGCGTGGGGCAGCTCATCGACGAGGCGCTGTGCTACGGGGCCAGGCGGATCGTGGTCGGGCTGGGTGGCAGCGCCTGCACCGACGGCGGCCTGGCCATGATCGCCGAGCTGGGCGGGCTGGACGTCGCGCGGCGGCGACTGGCCGGCGTCGAGCTGATCATCGCCTCGGACACCGAATACCCGCTGACGGGCCCGTGGGGGGCCGCCCGCGTCTTCGGTCCGCAGAAGGGTGCCGATACGGCCACCGTCGCGGCACTCGAGGTGCGCCTCGAGGCGTGGGCCCTCGAACTGGAAGCGGCGGCCGGACGTGACGTGAGCTCCGAGCCGGGAGCGGGCGCCGCCGGCGGTATCGGCGCCGGCTTGCTGGCGCTCGGCGCCCGCTGCGAGTCGGGCGCCGCCATCATCGCCGAGCACACCCACCTGGCCGACGACCTCGACATCGCGGAACTGATCCTGACCGGGGAGGGGCGGTTCGACGAGCAGTCGCTGCACGGCAAGGTGGTGGGGTACCTCGCCGACGAGGCCCGTCCGCGGGGCATCCCCGTGATCGTGCTGGCCGGGCAGGTCGAGCTGGACAATTCGGCAGTGCGCACCGCGGGCATCATGTCCGCCTTGTCGATCGCCGACTACGCCGGCTCGGCGCGGCTCGCGCAGGCCGACGCGGCCAACCAGCTGATGGGATTGGCCTCACAGGTGGCGGCACGGCTCGGGAATAGCGGTCCGGCGAGGTACCGTTGA
- a CDS encoding iron-sulfur cluster assembly accessory protein: MTVQNESDAKTHGVILTEAAAAKAKSLLDQEGRDDLALRIAVQPGGCAGLRYNLFFDDRTLDGDLTAEFGGVTLTVDRMSAPYVEGASIDFVDTIEKQGFTIDNPNATGSCACGDSFN; encoded by the coding sequence ATGACGGTGCAAAACGAGTCGGACGCCAAGACCCACGGCGTGATCCTGACCGAGGCCGCCGCCGCCAAGGCGAAGTCCCTCCTCGACCAGGAGGGCCGTGACGACCTCGCGTTGCGCATCGCGGTCCAGCCGGGCGGCTGCGCCGGCCTGCGCTACAACCTCTTTTTCGACGACCGGACACTGGACGGCGACCTGACCGCGGAGTTCGGCGGCGTCACCTTGACGGTGGACCGGATGAGCGCGCCCTACGTCGAGGGTGCCTCCATCGACTTCGTTGACACGATCGAGAAGCAGGGCTTCACGATCGACAACCCCAACGCCACCGGCTCGTGCGCCTGCGGGGACTCCTTCAACTGA